The following are from one region of the Carnobacterium gallinarum DSM 4847 genome:
- a CDS encoding conjugal transfer protein, with product MKIKIERKEKVIKQKKVPTIKVGTHKKTTTLLWVLLASSLLFAIYKNFTAIDMHTVHEKEVIEQRIVDTSKIQSFSKNFIQLFYSWEHQPDALKNRTESLEGYLTDELQLLNADTIRTDIPTSSIVGSIQFWEIKQLDNHNFDVLFSVSQVITEQNNKQTIESVYTLTVYVDNEQNMVITKNPTVSSHPTKSSYQLANQTTDNTIEATTIKEIDSFLETFFKIYTVASKEELSYYVSNSVLKPIEKEYLFIEILNPVYTKEKNENISVQLSVKYLNQQTKAYQISQFDLELQKFENWMIVE from the coding sequence ATGAAAATTAAAATTGAACGAAAAGAAAAAGTTATAAAACAAAAAAAAGTTCCAACTATTAAAGTAGGAACACATAAAAAGACTACTACATTACTGTGGGTGTTACTTGCTAGTAGCTTATTATTTGCAATCTATAAGAATTTTACAGCTATAGATATGCATACAGTTCATGAAAAAGAAGTGATTGAGCAAAGAATTGTTGATACAAGTAAAATACAAAGCTTTTCTAAAAATTTTATTCAACTGTTTTATTCATGGGAGCATCAACCAGATGCTTTAAAAAATAGAACTGAAAGTTTAGAAGGCTATTTAACAGATGAATTACAATTATTAAATGCTGATACAATAAGAACGGATATTCCAACAAGTTCTATCGTTGGATCTATTCAGTTCTGGGAGATTAAACAATTAGACAATCATAACTTTGATGTTCTATTCTCAGTTTCTCAGGTAATTACTGAACAAAATAACAAACAAACTATAGAATCTGTCTACACACTTACTGTATATGTAGATAATGAACAGAATATGGTCATTACAAAGAATCCAACTGTTAGTAGCCACCCTACTAAATCTTCCTATCAATTAGCTAATCAAACTACTGATAATACAATTGAAGCAACTACCATAAAAGAAATTGACTCATTTTTAGAAACTTTTTTTAAGATTTATACTGTAGCTAGCAAAGAGGAACTTTCCTATTATGTAAGTAATAGTGTGTTAAAACCAATTGAGAAAGAGTATCTTTTTATAGAAATACTCAACCCTGTTTATACAAAAGAAAAGAACGAAAATATATCCGTTCAACTATCAGTAAAATATCTTAATCAACAAACAAAAGCCTATCAAATCTCACAATTCGATTTAGAATTGCAAAAATTTGAAAACTGGATGATTGTAGAATAA
- a CDS encoding lysozyme family protein — protein sequence MKLLKIKIIIAVSSIFLILFNLLIFSTILFADDNDEKSSSNPDTNLSEMNLSEEVIAHQATVEKYCKKYGIEDYVNYILAIMQVESKGQGQDVMQSSESLGLAPNSISTEQSIEQGCKYFSELLTTSLANDCDIDSVIQSYNFGGGFLNYIATHGKQYSYELAESFSKEIAKGQKVDYPNPIAIPINGGWRYNYGNQFYVKLVSQYLTVTQFDDETMQIIMNEALKYQGWRYVFGGASPETSFDCSGLTQWTYGKAGINLPRIAQAQYEATQHISLEQAKAGDLVFFHSTYNTIDYVTHVGIYVGNNKMYHAGDPIGYADLTNSYWQEHLIGAGRIMND from the coding sequence ATGAAGTTGCTAAAAATAAAAATCATTATTGCTGTTAGTAGTATCTTTCTTATTCTATTTAATTTGTTGATTTTTTCAACGATTCTCTTTGCAGATGATAATGACGAAAAAAGTTCTTCTAATCCAGATACAAACTTAAGTGAAATGAATCTTTCCGAAGAAGTTATTGCACATCAAGCTACAGTAGAAAAATACTGTAAAAAATATGGAATTGAAGACTATGTCAACTATATATTAGCCATCATGCAAGTTGAATCTAAAGGACAAGGACAAGATGTCATGCAAAGTAGTGAGTCGTTAGGATTGGCACCAAACAGTATTTCTACAGAGCAATCTATTGAGCAAGGTTGTAAATATTTTTCAGAACTTTTAACCACCTCTCTTGCCAATGATTGTGATATTGATTCAGTTATTCAGTCTTATAACTTCGGTGGTGGCTTTTTAAACTATATCGCTACCCATGGAAAGCAATACTCTTATGAGCTAGCAGAAAGCTTTTCCAAGGAGATAGCCAAGGGACAAAAAGTAGACTATCCGAATCCAATTGCAATTCCAATAAATGGTGGTTGGAGATATAACTATGGAAACCAATTTTATGTGAAGTTGGTTTCTCAATATTTAACAGTTACTCAATTTGATGATGAAACCATGCAGATTATTATGAATGAAGCATTGAAGTATCAAGGTTGGCGATATGTTTTTGGTGGCGCAAGTCCGGAAACATCATTCGATTGTAGCGGATTAACACAGTGGACATATGGAAAAGCAGGAATAAATCTTCCACGGATTGCGCAAGCACAGTATGAAGCTACACAACACATTTCTTTGGAACAAGCTAAAGCAGGTGATTTAGTTTTCTTCCATTCCACATACAACACGATAGATTATGTGACTCATGTAGGAATTTATGTAGGAAACAATAAAATGTATCATGCAGGCGACCCCATCGGCTATGCTGACCTTACAAATAGCTATTGGCAAGAGCATTTAATTGGTGCAGGACGTATTATGAACGACTAA